The DNA segment GAGACTCCTGAAGAATCAGAACCGGTGTCAACGGTTGGCAACCCACCTGCGCCGGCCGAGACAAAACCGATGCCCTCGGCGGCCGTTGCCGAAAAGGCAAAAACCAAAGCGTTAGCGCCAACTCAACGTAGTGGCGCTGACCAGACAATTCGGGTCGACGTAGATCGACTTGACAGCCTGATGAACATGACCGGTGAATTGGTGCTCAGCCGCAACGGTCTCATGCAGACAGTTGGCAAGCTGGGAACCGAGCACGATGGTGAGTATCAGCTGGAGGACCTAAACCGTGCGGCCAAAGCGGTGAATTTCATCACGACAGAACTTCAGATGGCCGTGATGAAAATGCGCATGCAGCCGGTCGGCAAGGTGTTCAGTCGCTTCCCACGCCAGGTCCGTGATCTTGCCCGCGAATCAGGCAAACAGATTGAGTTGGTCATCTCCGGTGAACACACCGAGCTGGACAAATCGGTGATCGAGGAGATCGGAGATCCCTTGATGCACATTATTCGCAACTCCTGTGACCACGGATTGGAATCGGTGGAGGAAAGGCGCCAGAAAGGCAAGGCCGAAAAAGGCACCGTGAACCTCTCCGCAGCGCAGGAAGGCTCCAGTATTATCATCAAAGTATCCGATGACGGCCGTGGCTTCGACGTTGCTGCCATTCGCACCAAAGCGGTCGAACGAGGATTGGCTAGCCGGGATGAGATCGACCGCATGAGCGACCGCGAAGCCTTTGCCTTCATCTTTGAAGCCGGCTTCTCAACCGCCCAGAAGATCACCGACGTTTCCGGTCGTGGTGTCGGTATGGACGTCGTTCGAACGAACATACAAAAGCTGAATGGCATTGTCGAGCTCGATTCCGCTAAGGACGTCGGCAGCACCATCAGCATCAAACTGCCTTTGACCTTGGCCATCATCCAGGGCCTCCTGGTCGAGAGTGACAACGACATTTTCATATTGCCGCTGTCTTCAGTTCACGAGACCGTCAAAACCGAGGGATCGGAAATACATTATGTAAATCAGCACCCTGTGTTTAGACTGCGTGATGAGATAATCCCGCTGATAAACCTATCACACATTATCAACAACGACAGCAAAGGCTTCGAGATGACAGAGAAGCCATACATAGTAGTGGTAGGGCTGGCCGAGAAAAAGCTCGGAATGATGATTGATCGGTTCCTGGGGCAGGAGGAAGTGGTCATCAAGTCCATGGGTCAGTACCTGGGTTCCACTACCGGTGTCGCAGGTGCGACAATTCTGGGCGATGGCCGTATTCGACTCATCGTTGACCTGATAGGTTTGTTCAAACTGGCGCGCAAACTTGGCGGCTGACGAAAGGGTGTCTGTGGTCGTATCACAAAAGCAAATCAAAGTACTTGTGGTTGACGATTCCGCTTTCATGCGGAAGGCTTTATCGATGATGCTGGAGTCCGATCCCGGCATCAAAGTCATCGGTACTGCGCGCGACGGGGAAGAGGGTATCGAAAAAGTTCGCAATCTCAAGCCCGACCTGGTCACGATAGATATCGAGATGCCGCGTATGGACGGACTGGCGGCTTTGCGTGAAATCATGAACACCTGCCCACTGCCGGTAATGATGATTTCATCACTGACCACCGACGGCGCCAGCGCTACTCTTGACGCTCTGGAAATGGGTGCGGTCGACTTCATCCCCAAGCAGTTATCGTTTGTCAGTCTTGACATCGTCAAGATCAAAGATGAACTCCTGGCCAAAATCAAAGACATCGCCCGCCGCAAAAACGTGCTCATGGCCTGCGCTCGACGAGCCAACTTCGCCCGGCTTACCGACACTCGCACAAAGCCGTCATCGACACGACCATCTCGTCGGGTGGTCAGCCCTACTGTTCCGATCAAATCACTAAGAAAACGAAATCACCTCATCGGACTGGTAGCGGTCGGATCATCAACCGGTGGACCGCCGGCCTTGCAGAATATCATCCCGCGACTCCCGCGCAATCTGCCGGTCGGCATCGTGATTGCACAGCACATGCCGGCGACATTTACGACATCGTTGGCCGAACGACTGGATAAACTGTCCAAGCTGTCGGTAAAGGAAGCAGAGGACGGCGACAAAATAGAACCGGGTACCGTGCTGGTTGCTCCCGGCGGAAGACAGATGACGATAAAACGCAGTACGCGGGGAGCCAATGTCCACGTCGGCGACCAGCCGACCAGCGCTCTGTACAAACCGTGTGTAGATGTAATGATGAATTCGGTCGTTAACGCCTACGGCAGTTCGACCATGGGCGTGATCCTCACCGGGATGGGCAGCAATGGTGTGGCCGGACTGAAAAACGTCAAGTCCAAGGGGGGGGTAGTACTCGCACAAAACGAAGAGACCTGTGTAGTCTACGGTATGCCACGGGCCGCTGTCGAAGCCGGTGTTACCGACCATATCGTTCCGATCGAAATCGTTGCCGACGAAATCATGACATACTTCTGAGTCGGTAATCCCTCGCCGGTATTCAATAACTCTATGTAGGGCGGGCCCGTCTTCGCCTGTGCGCCGCGGCGTGAACCGGCCGAAAGTGTTGTGCGTTTGTGGTGTCGTGGCGACCCGGCCCGACACCCGGCCACAGACCCACTGGCTGTCACGCGAGTCGCATGACAGCACCTGAAACCGAAGTTCATGGTTCGACTCCGCTCACCATGAGGTTGTCGAAACCTCGTGCCTCGACTACGCTCGGCATGAAAGATTCTTGTGCCCGGCAAATGTCCACATCTGCCGTTGTCTTATGCCTCCAACTACGCTCGGCATGACAGGTTCCAGCAACGACGGCATATCCGCGAATTCCCCCGACCGGCCCCGAAACCGGATTCGGGCTAACATGTTTTAGTTGATTGCAATTGCCGTCTGGGCGTTTTTATCACCGAATTGCGTATTGTCACTGGAATGACGTCATGGATGACAAGGAAAGAACAGCCGTACTGACAACCGAAGATACCGAGGATGTGTCTCGTTTCACCGAGTCGTATGCTTCGTTCAACCGCATCGTGAACTCCCTGCAGCGAAAATACATTGAGTTGCAAAAGGAGTTCACCAATCAGAACGAGGAACTGGCCAAGGCCAATCGGCAGCTAATCAAGCTGAGCCGTGTTCAGGCAGATATCACCAGTTTTCTCAACAGCATTCTGGATTCACTGTCAGCCGGTGTTATTGCCGTTGATCAGTCCGGGCGAGTCACACACTTCAATCCAGTGGCTGCGAGAATTATGGAAATCCCACATGACGTGCCATTGGGGAAACTGTACCGGGACTGTATCAATCCGGGTCATCCCTCTGAGGCCAACGCACTGCGGGCAGCCGAGACCGGCCGCGAAGTGTCGGCCCAGGAAAAAGAGATCGTAGTCTCCTCGGGCGCCACCCGGCAGTTGTCGGTTTCCACAACGATCTTGAGGGACCAGGATGGGCAGGCCAGCGGGGCTGTGGAACTGTTTCAGGATGTCACCAAAACGCGCAAGATGGAATCGGAACTGGCCAGATTGAACACTATGGCGGCGTTGGGTGAAATGGCCGCGACTGTAGCGCACGAGGTCCGCAATCCGCTCTCGGCTATCGCCGGTTTTGCCGGATTGTTGAGTCGTGAGTTTGACGAAAACGATCCACGGAAGGCCACGGCCGGAAAAATCACACAAGGGGTCGAGCGGCTGAACCAGACGGTCGAGACACTCTTGAATTATAGTCGCTTTCAGGAGATTAGTCGACACGAGGTTGTGCATCACGATTTTGTATTGTCGACGATTGAACAATACCGACGTGAAAACCAGAATCGCCTGCCTAATCTGCAGGTTCGCGTGGAAGAATTTGAACCTACAGAAGCGGCCCATACCATCACCAATCTGGACACCGTGCTCTACCGGCAGGTTCTCATAAATATACTCGACAATGCCGTCCAAGCCCTCAATGGCTCGGGCGAGGGCGAGATTAGGGTTCGGTCCCGCTTGTGGACGTCTGAAGAGGCGGCCCGGGTGTCCAGCCAGCATGTAGTGCTTGATGTCGATGAGACAATTTTGGAAACAATCATCTCAGATAACGGTCCCGGGATTGATCCGGAGCATGTTGACAAGGTGCTTGCTCCGTTTTTCTCCACTCGTCCCGACGGGAACGGGCTCGGGCTGGCGATGGCCTGGAAGATAATGAAAACGCACGCGGGTGATATCCTGGTTCAATCGAGTTCTGTGGGGGGGGCGGCTTTCCACCTGTTGCTACCCACCAGAATCAATCACCACAAGAGGGAGCAATCCAAATGAAACACTCAGTGTTGGTTGTCGATGACGACAACCTGGTGAATGAACTTGTCTATGAAACGCTCAATCGGGCAGGGTATGATTGCCGCACAGCTCATTCGGCTGAAGAAGCGATGGCCGAGTTGAACGACCGCGAGGCCGACATCATTCTGTCGGATCTAAAAATGCCCGGTATGGATGGTATCGAACTGTTGAAATACGTCAAAAAGTCTTCCCCGGATGTAGTTGTTATCATGATCACAGCCTTTGGGACTATCGAGACAGCGGTTCGGGCCATCAAGTTGGGCGCCGATGATTTTCTTATCAAGCCGGTCGTCCCGGAAACAATCGAGCATATCACGGCGCGCGCTTCCGAGATGCTGGACCTGCGACGCGAGAACGCTATCATGAAGCGCGACCTGACCCACAAATTCCAGAACCTGGTGGGTAAGTCGACCTTGATGAAGGAAATCTTCGATATGGTCGAGTCGGTCGCTGATGCTCGTTCGACTGTGATGATCACCGGCGAGTCCGGGACCGGCAAAGAACTGGTGGCGCGTGCGCTTCACTATACGTCGAACCGAAGCAGTGGTCCTTTCATCAAACTCAACTGCGCGGCACTGCCTGAGAACCTGGTCGAGGCTGAACTATTCGGCTACGAAAAAGGCGCTTTTACCGACGCCAAAAAGACCAACCGGGGTCGCTTTGAATTGGCCGATGGCGGCACGCTGCTACTCGATGAAATCTCAGAGATGCCGTTGAATCTGCAATCCAAGCTGCTCAGAGTAATCCAGGAGCGTGAATTCGAGCGCGTCGGGTCCAGCTCGACAATAGCTGTAGATGTCCGTCTGATTGCTACTTCCAACCGCAATCTAAAGGAATACATTAATAATGGTCGATTCCGCGAAGACCTCTTCTATCGCCTCAATGTAATCCCTATCGCCATCAGCCCATTGGATGAACGCAAGGAAGACATACCGCTCTTGGTCGAGCATTTTATCGACAAGTACAACCGTGAGAATTCTCGCCAGATAATGGGCGTCGATTCGACTGCTCTGAAACTTCTCATGAAGTACCATTGGCCCGGCAATGTGCGTGAACTTGAAAACTTGATCGAGCGGGCGGTTGTAACCACTCGTGGCGACACGCTCACCGAGGATGATTTCCCGGCCGATTTGGCGCTGGGTCCGATTGCCGACGACCTGCCGTCTTTGCGGGTGCCGATGAAACTCGAAGAGGGCAGCAAGTATCTGATACTCAAGACGCTTGAGAAGTTCAACGGCAACAAAACCAAGGCAGCGGAAGCCCTGGGCATTACGACCCGTACCATACGCAACAAATTGGCCGAGTACCGCACCGAAGAAATGGTGTAAGCAAGCTTACTTTTTTCGCGCTTCGCGCGCTTCCCCTGTCACCCCGAGCGGAGTCGAGGGACGTCGGGTGGCCGCCTCAAACCTTGTTTGGGGCGGGATATCTGTTGCGCAAGAACCACCCCCAAAGCGACTTTGAGGGTGCCACCCGGACCGTACAAATGGCTTTGTTTCCCGGAAAAAGTACTTTTCCGGCGGCTTGGGTTGGAGAGTCAGCAGGTTTATTGGCTTTGTGGGGGTAGGCTGCAATTTGTTTTTCATTCGTGGGCATAGCATGGTCCTTTACCTACGGACCTGCCGTCAGTATTTGGGGGGAAGTTGTGGGGTTTTTGTGAAGTGGGGCTTTGTTCTTGGTAGAGGCAACTGGGGGGCTGGCCTGCAGTAATTGGCGCTAAGTCCGACGGATTACAGACCGGCCTCCTTTGCAAGTCGCAACATCTCATCCAGCATCTCTGCGAATCGAGGACACTTAGTCCGGACCGTTTCAGGATCGAGAACTCCAAACAACTCCACACCATGGGTTGTCTTTTTGTATGTGCGACGCGTTTTTTCACGATACAGTCGTTGAAGCAAAACACAGGGAGGTTCGTCGAAGTTCACGGTTTCAGGTGCTGCAACTCTAGCCGGTAAGCGCTTGCTGACCTCGCTGGGAAATATCTGTGGTTGGGCAAGAAGCCAGGCTTCGACCTCATGCACGGCAAAAAACTGGTGGAATTTCAAATGTCCGACTCTTTCCTCTATATGCTGTTTCCCCCAATCGTATCTTTCCTCCGATGAAGTTTTGTGACTTGGGTAGATAGTCGGTCCGTAGAGATCAAGAATGGCAATAACGGCTATTATATCTGGTTCCTTGAGTCGCAATTTAGCTTTCTTTTCTGCTTCTGAGTATAGATCGTTCCACCCTGTGAACTTTACAGGTTTGATACCTACAGGTTTTGAGAGTCTCGGGTCCAACCAACGCTTCAGGAGTTTTGGCAAGCCCAATTTCTCTGTTTTACCCTCGCAAAACAGAAGGAACTTCACGCCTCTTCCTCCAACTCACCAGATTGAAAGTAAGAACCTAGCGAGTATTCCTTTAGCCATTCTGCTAACTTGTCATCGTCAAAATTCCGTAAGCGTGTCTCGCCATTGTCCCACCTAACCACGGTTGTAACTGGCTGGGTAGTGCCAAAGGCGTCTAAGAACTGTGGGGAGTGCGTCGTCAATATGATTTGCGCGCGTTGTGACGCTTCGACGGCATATTCAGCCACGATGGGTAGCATAGATGGATGTAGCCCAGTCTCAGGTTCATCAATAGCTATCACAGGAGCTGGTGAAGGCGAAGCTAACACGGTAAGAAGGAAGAGGAATCTCAGCGTACCGTCCGAGAGATCAGAGGCCGATTGCGCACGCTTGAGGCTTTTCCACCGCACACGCAGCTCGATTCGCTGATCCGAAGCGGGTGAAAACACAAGTTCTTCAAAATCGTCCCCAAAAGCCGCATTCATGGCTGAGTTTATGTCTTTCTTAAAGTCCCTGTCATCGGTGTAAAGCGTGTGGAGTACCGATATCAGGTTCTGCCCATCAGGTTCTACTCGCTTTTCGGGCCTTGACACCGATGGTTGGCGAATCATCGCATCTCGATTAACGTGAATGTCGTGGTAGACACACCACGAAGCCAACTCCTCCTGAAACCTCGGAATCAGTTCGTTTACCGAAAATGGACCAGCGGCAAATGAGAGTAACGTCTCTTGTTCTGGTACTTGATCTTCCGGGGCACTGAGCTTTTTCTCCTCAGGGTCGAAGACATGCGCGCGAAACTGATGCCGCTCCAAAAACTTAAAAGGCTGGTCTCTCTGGCCCAATTCTACCTCATAGAAGTTACCGAGAAGCTCATGATCGATGCGATACGCGCTACTTTGGCCAATTCTGCCCAATATCAACTCATAGGTCAGTGATTTCCTTTCAGAGTCGCCGTACTTGTCCAAGGACGAGCCCTTTACTCTCACACAGATTTGGTCGTCAATACCGTCCCAGACCAGCGGCTCCATGCCACCGGATCTTTGAACATGTTTTCCCAATCGACCCTGAGCAGACACCGCCATAAGCTCAAGCAGCCTCAAAAGATTTGACTTGCCGGTGGCGTTCGGTCCAATCAGTACGTTTAGATTGCCCGGCTCCCATCTGATGTCGCGAAGCGATCTGAATCCCTTTACATCAAGTCCAATTATCTTCATGTCTATCTCCAGTCAGCGCGTCTTCAATTCAAATACTCCAAGGCAATACCCTCCGAACCCAAGAGGTCGTAGGGTCTGTCTTTGTAACGCCACTACTATAGCTTATGGCAAAGATTCACAATCTCCCCATAATAGCAAGCAAAAACCCCGCAGTACACCCGTACACCGTTGTATGTGCGTCATCGGCTCGCCTCTCCCAACCCGCAGCTTTTCCCTTCAAATCCGCACAATCCTGCCGATATACTCAAGAAGAGGCTGAATCCGGTTGGCGGGTTCACGCCGCGGCACGCAGGCGAAGACGGAACCGCCCTACAAGAATTGTCGAAACCTCGCTTCGCGACCCCTTCGGGGCAGGGGTTTCGACCTACATTTCCCTTCAAAACAGCCGAATCCTGCCGATATACTCAAGAGGAAGCTGATTTGGGCAATAGCAGTTTTTGGCCAATGCCCAGCCGCTGAAATAGGTCGCTATACGTAAGAGGACGACGTTAGCAGATGGATATAGCAACTCTGATGGGATTGGTTCTGGCCGTCGGTGCAATCGGCGGCGCATACTTGCTCGAAGGCGGCAATCCGGACGCAGTGTTTCTCACCGCGCCGATCCTAATCGTGCTCGGCGGCACCATCGGTGCAACCACGATTACAACCTCAATACGTACCGTACTCCAGGTGCCGACTTTTCTCAGGTTGGCCTTTTTCGGCAGTTCGCATCCGTCCAATTTTACTATCGAGAGAATCGTCAAGCTGGCCGAGAAAGCTCGCCGCGACGGTATCTTAGGGTTGGAGCGAATGTTGTCGGAAATCAGCAACCCGTTTTTTCGCAAGGCGGTCCAACTGGTGGTCGATGGTACCGAAGTGACCGTACTTAGAGAGATTCTTGAAACTGAGATTGCGTATATTGAAGATCGTCACCGTAAAGGGATCGCCTTTTTCAAGAAGGCCGGTGGTTTCTCGCCAACTATGGGTATCCTCGGCACCGTGCTGGGATTGATTCAAGCACTCAGCGACACCTCCGATGCGTCGCGCATGGCCGGCTCGATTGCCGTCGCTTTTATCGCCACGTTGTGGGGAGTCGGTCTGGCCAACTTGTTTTTTCTGCCCATTTCCGACAAGTTACAGATGCGTCACGAAGAAGAACTGGCCCATCTGGAACTGATCCTGGAGGGTGTAATCGCGCTTCAGTCCGGTGACACGCCGCGCAATGTCCGCACTCGTCTGATCGGTTTCGTGGCTCCGCGCCATCGTTATCAAGAGGTGTAAGAATGCCTCGTCTTCGCCGTAAGAAATCCAGTGATGACCAGGAAAACCACGAACGCTGGCTTTTGACCTACGCCGACATGATCACGCTTTTGTTGGCGTTGTTCATAGTGATGTATTCGATGTCTCAGATAGATGCCAAGCGATTCGGCAAAATGGCCGAGGCGCTCAACGGCATACTCAAAGGTGGGCAGACCATTATCAACCAATCTGGGGAGGACCAGTTCAAGACCGGCCATGGTGTGCTCAAACTGGGCGACCTGCGCATGATCCAGCGTCAGGTTGAGGAGCAGACCGAAGTTAAGGGGCGTTCAGAAGAGGTACTGACCGAAATAACCGAGCGCGGCCTGGTCGTGCATATTGTCGAGTCGGCGGTGTTCCAACCTGGCTCGGCTGACCTGCAACCTGCGGCCATGCAGTTGTTGGACCTGGTCTACGAGACGATCCGAGGTACGCCCAACCACATTCGGGTCGAGGGTCACACTGATGACGCGCAGATAAAGTCGACTCGTTATCCATCCAACTGGGAGCTGTCGGCGGCTCGGGCCACTGAAGTAGTGCGTTACTTCGTAAGCAATTACAATATCGATGAAGGTCGCATCTCGGCGCTTGGCTACGGCGAGTTTCGGCCTATCCGACCCAACAACTCGATTGAGAACCGTGCCCTCAATCGCCGCGTGGATATCGTGGTGCTGACCCGCGAGTTGTCGCAAAAAGAACCGTCCTCGCAATTGTACGGCGAGGCGGATCAATAGCAAAAACTTCCGCCGTCAGGCGGCAATCGTTTCCCATTCAAATAGACAAACGTACCGCGTCGCGTTCACGATTGAGTCGTAACCGCCCGCAATACATGGAAATAGGGAAGAGGCGCCGCTTTTGGCATTAACCTTGCTCAATAGCCATGCGAAGAAAAACGTATGAGTGATTTGCATGGTAAACAAGACAGCTAGTTTCGTGTTCAACCGAGTCGGAGTTCCCAAGTTCGAGAAATACCTCGACCTGGCTTCGTTTCGTCACAAACTGGTCGGCGGCAATGTGGCCAATGTATCGACGCCCGGCTATCGCACCCGCGATATCGACTTCAACGCCGAGTTCGCCCGTTTGACCAAAGAGACCGATAATCTGGCCGGACTGACCACGAACAATGCACACCTACCGCTCGGCTTTCACTCCGAACGACCGCCGGAGCCTGATGAGGTGAAGGTTTCCGAAGGTGAGATGAACTCAGTCGACATCGACAAAGAGATATCGAACCTGGCTCAAAACGAGTTGGTGTTTACCGTTGCGGCCAGACTGCTCAAACAGAAATTTGACGGTCTGCGCAAGGCAATAACGAGCAGATAAAGGAAAACAGATGGCCGGTATACTCAACGCTATCGAGGTATCATCGCAGGGTCTCTCCATTCAGCGTGCCCGGATGAATACCGTGGCCCGCAACATCGCTAACGCCGAAACCACGCGCACCGAAGAAGGCGGGCCCTACCGTCGTCGTCGCGTACTGGTGGAAGAAGAGAAAGTCCGGACCGGATTTCGTAATTTGATCAAACATGCCGGTACCCAGCTTTCGCGCACAAGTAAGAAACATATACCGGCGCACTCGAATTTGGTGACGCGCAATGTTGAAACGCCTACGGTCGACTTCGATGAAGCCGTCGATACCGAGTCGAACTTCAAGATAGTGCATGATCCGTCTCATCCCGATGCCGACGCTGAAGGATACGTCGAGATGCCGGATGTTGAAATTGTTACCGAGATGGTAGACATGATGGCCGCCACGCGTGCCTATGAGGCCAACACGGTGGCTATATCGGCGGCCAAGAAGATGGCCGAGTCTGCAATGGATATCTAAGTTCAGGAAGGAATAGAAAATGCAAGTTAATCCCGTAGGCGTACAGTCCTATCAACAACTCAACCGTCAGGATAAAGCAGCCGGCGGCGCCGACGAGTCCGGTCAATCGACCGAGTCGACCAAAGTAACGATTAATCCGACCGATCAAGCCGGTGAATCTCGCCTGGCCGTGAAAGTTCCGCGCGGCAGTTATGCCGACAATTTGTCCGGAGCCGAGATGCGTGCCCTGGACCTTTTGTTCAATCGTTTTACCGACGCCACCAGGTTCGGTGCCGGCTATGCCGATGATGCCGACAGCGACGTTGCCGAGGCCGGCATGGGTAAAGTAATCGATATGAAAGCATAGGCTTCGGAATGGGCATAGGCATCAACAACACTCAGCGGCTTGTCCCCGGTCTCATCGAGCGTCCCGGCGGCAAAATTGTCGACCTGCCGAAAGATGAAACTGTCAAGCAGGCCAATTTCACCGAGATGCTGAGTGGATTGGTGAATAACGTCAATGAGCTGCACGACGAATCGGGCCGGATTCAACAGGCCTTCCTGGCCGGTGAGCCGGTCGAGTTGCACCAGATCATGATCAAGGCCGAACAGGCCGGTATTGCCACCGACCTGCTTTTGGAGATACGAAACAAGTTAATGACCGCTTACAATGAAATAATGCGCATGCCACTGTAGGCAGCAGGCGTTGAGCCCGGTCGACCACGGATGGTCTAAGCACCGGAACCGATAGGAATGGTTTATGGAGGCTCTGAAAGAATACTTAAAGAACATATCAGGATTTGTCGGCCGCATGTCGCCCAGCCAGGTGATGATGCTTTTGGGTGTCATCACCGGCACACTTGTCGGCGTCGTGTTCCTGGTCGGCTGGCTTAACACCGTCACCTACGAACCACTGTACTCGGACCTTGATGAGGCCGAAGCAGGGGAGGTGGTGGCGTACCTGGGCCAAAACAACATCGACTACCAACTGACCAGTGGTGGACGCACAATCGAGGTGCCGTCATCCGATGTCTATCAGGCCCGAATCGGTCTGGCCACGCAGGGGCTGCCGCGCTCGGGAAGCATCGGGTACTCGCTGTTTGATGAGAACAACCTGGGTATGACCGACTTTCTGCAAAACCTGAACTTCCGGCGTGCGCTGGAAGGTGAGTTGACTCGCACTATTATGCAATTGCGTGAGGTCGACGCCGCCCGCGTGCACATCGTGATTCCCAAGGATCGACTGTTCAAGGAAGATCAGAAGGAAGCCACGGCCTCCGTAGTGTTGAAACTCAGAGGTAGCGGGCTTGGGAAACCACAGGTGGCAGGTATCTCGCACCTGGTGGCATCCTCGGTTGAAGGACTGTCGCCGGACAATATTACGATAGTCGACTACAACGGTAACCTCCTGTCGTCCGGACAACAGAATGACGCTTTGGCCGGTTTGACCGCCTCGCAGATGGAGGTGGGTCAGAATGTTGAGAAGCATTTGGAGTCTAAAGCGCAAACAATGCTTGACGAAGTGTTGGG comes from the Candidatus Zixiibacteriota bacterium genome and includes:
- the flgC gene encoding flagellar basal body rod protein FlgC — its product is MAGILNAIEVSSQGLSIQRARMNTVARNIANAETTRTEEGGPYRRRRVLVEEEKVRTGFRNLIKHAGTQLSRTSKKHIPAHSNLVTRNVETPTVDFDEAVDTESNFKIVHDPSHPDADAEGYVEMPDVEIVTEMVDMMAATRAYEANTVAISAAKKMAESAMDI
- the fliE gene encoding flagellar hook-basal body complex protein FliE, producing the protein MGIGINNTQRLVPGLIERPGGKIVDLPKDETVKQANFTEMLSGLVNNVNELHDESGRIQQAFLAGEPVELHQIMIKAEQAGIATDLLLEIRNKLMTAYNEIMRMPL